Proteins from a single region of Psilocybe cubensis strain MGC-MH-2018 chromosome 3, whole genome shotgun sequence:
- a CDS encoding Alpha-factor-transporting ATPase, translating to MSAYDLHDHSPRSSLDSNDDIKLNTVDATSMPPQPSPPAIPPSIRLLFSFVPRRKLLLLVLPAILTSIIAGGVAPFMTYVVGQAFDAFAKFPLTPNPPQSAKDELLRGVGIAALELIGLAVGALALSSITSSLWIWIGETNVMGLRKTIYTSVSQKDLSWFDGHMGSEEDAGAGGLMAKFSRETDEVRMASSLASGMLIQYLTTCVTCLILAFMRSWALTLVILSALPILVIVQGLSQGLAAPRLAHEREQTAVAATIIDRAVAAISTVKAFNAASLEQSRANDLFVSLRLAAKSLNKLWAITSGISQFVMMAMFVQGFWFGAKLVREGRISAGDVMAVFWACLIASSNLQMCVPQFIVLAKGKIGMAALLTLIDYNPSAPPSPRKIIPTKFSGGLALYNVTFAYPSRPTVPVLSDVSLFLPANDTTFIVGSSGSGKSTVTHLLLKMYEPQQGLMNFDEWDMGLLDQTWLRSHVACVGQQGAAGVVIFDEKSVYENIAMAMHDHPNGPPSRRQVEGACRAALLHEFVRDLPQGYDTLLGGGAGVGLSGGQKQRLAIARALLRNPAVLILDEATSALDATSRILVFEAIKRWRHNKTTIVITHDLSQITAQDFVYVLKDGRVVEQGYRSDLEEVKADYGSDQGEFKKLMDAQRETGGFLPEKDDEEKPVPALDLQEEADENKDKEMPPYLKHQSLALRPMTFGAWMFDVLDDLIGTKPAIAASATVHPSNETQESLENQPRRKRRPSSAMFPSGLQLPTSPDSAHTVNTRRYSLPPTPTSATFTASTYRMSTATAATDSVEELEFNLQKKTMERSATTARQVRTTRLTRTRTKWNGSDANALSHIKVEKSAVSGGPEDQDAESEEPLPPFWALMRIAYRSISRKPLLFFGLVVCVMNGAMTPIFSYLLSRLLYEVSIGAQDLNAINTYGGLVLGAAGMEGFLLGLKYFVMETVGISWVTSLRKRAFGKIMSQDRAWFDLSKHSPARLVQILVKDGDDARDLVAVVWGQMVVVVAMLSVGLVWALVAGWQLTLAGMAIAPIFAGVMAIQTKLVARCEVRNKRAREEVARGYYDTVINIRGIRSMSFDGVFKAQFDASADKTLATGIRGGFVEGCTYGVASGLIYFAEAALFYVGAVLIANGTYSYLQMVQVLNLVVFTVTIGSQLMGFTQKIAKAVQATADFNKLSNLDTVTHESYGTLCTDLSGNINLNAVSFTYPSRPLAPILKNVDLRIRAGECVAIVGPSGSGKSTVASLLQRLYEPTSGSVTIGGVDTRFMDVGYLRDHVSVVSQQPHLFDASISDNIRYGHPTISEVDIRYAAKKANIHEFIMGLPQGYDTHVGENASLISGGQAQRLQIARALVRPSNILILDECTSSLDTENQAAVLEAIYSVKEEGGRTTIMITHNLEAMMMCDRIVVVQDGEVVEEGSYDWLMERKGVFASLARGGEWIG from the exons ATGTCCGCTTACGACCTTCATGACCATTCACCCCGTTCGTCTCTTGACTCGAACGACGACATCAAACTAAACACAGTCGACGCGACATCCATGCCCCCGCAACCTTCACCTCCTGCGATCCCCCCCTCCATTCGACTTCTATTTTCCTTCGTTCCACGACGGAAGCTTCTACTCTTGGTCCTTCCGGCTATTCTCACTTCAATCATCGCTGGCGGCGTTGCTCCCTTTATGACATATGTTGTCGGGCAAGCATTCGACGCCTTCGCCAAATTCCCCCTCACTCCTAATCCTCCACAATCTGCAAAAGACGAACTTCTTCGAGGTGTAGGGATTGCTGCCCTCGAACTCATTGGCTTGGCTGTTGGTGCTTTGGCCTTGAGCAGCATTACATCAAGTCTGTGGATTTGGATTGGCGAAACCAATGTGATGGGTCTGCGCAAGACTATCTACACCTCCGTCTCTCAGAAAGATCTCTCATGGTTTGATGGCCATATGGGATCTGAAGAAGACGCTGGTGCTGGAGGTCTTATGGCAAAATTCTCTCG AGAAACTGACGAAGTTCGAATGGCTTCGTCCCTTGCATCAGGGATGCTCATTCAATATCTTACCACATGCGTTACCTGCCTCATCCTCGCATTCATGCGATCCTGGGCGCTCACTCTGGTCATCCTCTCCGCCCTACCCATCCTTGTCATTGTGCAAGGCCTTTCGCAAGGCCTGGCCGCCCCTCGGCTGGCTCACGAGCGCGAACAAACTGCTGTTGCCGCAACAATTATCGACCGCGCTGTTGCTGCGATATCGACAGTCAAAGCTTTCAATGCTGCAAGCCTCGAACAGTCCCGCGCGAACGACCTCTTTGTGTCCCTTCGTCTGGCAGCGAAGAGTCTAAACAAGCTATGGGCAATCACATCTGGTATATCACAGTTTGTGATGATGGCTATGTTTGTGCAGGGGTTTTGGTTCGGCGCAAAGCTCGTTAGAGAAGGCAGGATCAGTGCTGGAGACGTGATGGCTGTCTTCTGGGCTTGCCTGATTGCTTCGAGTAACCTTCAGATGTGCGTTCCTCAatttattgttcttgctaAGGGTAAGATCGGCATGGCCGCTCTTCTTACTCTTATCGACTACAACCCCTCCGCTCCCCCTTCCCCTCGTAAAATCATTCCTACCAAGTTTTCCGGCGGCCTCGCTCTTTACAATGTCACCTTCGCCTATCCTTCCAGACCAACTGTACCCGTTCTTTCCGATGTATCATTATTCCTTCCCGCCAACGACACGACGTTCATCGTTGGCTCCTCAGGATCTGGGAAATCCACCGTCACACATCTTCTTTTGAAGATGTACGAACCCCAGCAGGGTCTCATGAACTTCGATGAATGGGATATGGGCCTTTTGGATCAAACTTGGCTTCGTTCACACGTTGCGTGTGTTGGTCAACAAGGAGCCGCAGGCGTTGTCATTTTCGATGAGAAGAGCGTTTACGAAAACATCGCAATGGCGATGCACGATCATCCGAACGGACCTCCAAGCCGGAGACAAGTGGAAGGTGCCTGCCGTGCTGCATTGCTGCATGAGTTCGTGCGAGATCTACCTCAAGGCTACGATACCCTTCTCGGTGGAGGTGCAGGCGTTGGTCTCAGTGGTGGGCAGAAGCAGAGGCTTGCGATTGCACGGGCGTTGTTGCGGAATCCAGCTGTTCTGATTCTCG ACGAGGCCACTTCCGCCCTCGACGCTACGTCACGCATTCTCGTCTTCGAAGCTATCAAGCGTTGGCGACACAACAAAACGACCATTGTTATCACCCACGACCTCTCCCAAATCACCGCTCAGGATTTCGTTTATGTGCTTAAGGATGGCCGCGTCGTCGAACAGGGGTATAGGTCCGACCTTGAGGAAGTCAAGGCCGATTATGGTAGCGACCAGGGCGAGTTCAAAAAGTTGATGGATGCTCAACGCGAGACTGGTGGTTTCCTCCCCGAgaaagacgacgaggagaagcCTGTGCCTGCTTTGGATCTACAGGAAGAGGCCGATGAGAACAAAGACAAGGAAATGCCACCGTACCTCAAGCACCAGAGCCTCGCCCTGCGACCAATGACATTCGGCGCGTGGATGTTCGACGTTCTTGACGACCTCATCGGTACTAAGCCCGCCATCGCTGCCTCTGCCAccgtccatccatccaacgAAACTCAGGAAAGTCTCGAAAATCAACCACGACGCAAAAGGCGCCCATCTTCGGCCATGTTTCCTTCGGGTCTTCAGCTTCCAACTTCTCCTGATTCCGCCCATACGGTCAACACAAGACGATACAGCCTCCCTCCTACTCCTACTTCCGCAACTTTTACTGCTTCCACCTATCGGATgtcgacggcgacggcggcgaCAGATAGTGTGGAGGAACTCGAATTCaatttgcagaagaagacgatggaGAGGAGTGCTACCACCGCCCGACAAGTGAGGACTACACGGCTCACCCGCACACGGACCAAGTGGAACGGCAGCGACGCGAATGCTCTCTCCCATATCAAGGTCGAGAAGTCTGCGGTGTCCGGCGGACCAGAAGATCAAGACGCGGAGAGCGAAGAACCCCTCCCACCGTTCTGGGCGCTCATGCGTATTGCATACAGGTCCATCTCGCGCAAGCCTCTCCTGTTCTTCGGTCTCGTCGTTTGCGTAATGAACGGAGCCATGACCCCCATCTTCTCCTACCTTCTCTCCCGCCTCTTGTACGAGGTCTCCATTGGCGCTCAGGACCTCAACGCCATCAACACTTACGGTGGACTCGTGCTAGGCGCAGCGGGTATGGAGGGGTTCCTCCTCGGTCTGAAGTACTTTGTCATGGAGACCGTCGGAATCTCGTGGGTCACGTCGCTACGCAAGCGCGCATTCGGAAAGATCATGTCGCAAGATCGTGCATGGTTCGACCTGTCCAAACACTCCCCCGCGCGCCTCGTGCAGATTCTCGTCAAGGATGGGGACGACGCGCGGGACCTCGTCGCTGTTGTGTGGGGTCagatggtggttgtggtcgCGATGTTGAGCGTGGGTCTGGTGTGGGCGTTGGTCGCGGGGTGGCAGCTTACTTTGGCGGGCATGGCGATTGCACCGATTTTTGCGGGTGTGATGGCTATCCAGACCAAGCTTGTGGCGAGGTGCGAGGTCAGGAACAAAAGAGCGAGGGAGGAAGTCGCGAGGGGATACTACGAC ACGGTTATCAACATTCGAGGCATTCGCTCCATGTCTTTCGATGGCGTGTTCAAGGCCCAATTCGATGCATCCGCTGACAAGACTCTGGCGACTGGCATTCGCGGCGGCTTTGTGGAAGGATGCACGTATGGTGTTGCGAGCGGCCTGATCTACTTTGCTGAGGCAGCGTTGTTCTACGTTGGCGCTGTGCTCATCGCAAACGGCACATACTCTTACCTGCAAATGGTTCAAGTCCTCAACTTGGTTGTGTTCACTGTTACAATCGGCTCGCAGCTTATGGGTTTCA CTCAAAAGATCGCGAAAGCCGTGCAAGCTACTGCCGACTTCAACAAACTCTCCAACCTCGATACGGTTACTCATGAATCGTACGGCACGCTTTGCACTGACCTCTCCGGCAACATCAACCTCAACGCTGTTAGCTTCACCTACCCATCCCGCCCTCTGGCTCCCATCCTCAAGAACGTCGATCTCCGCATTCGCGCAGGCGAGTGTGTCGCCATCGTCGGTCCTTCAGGAAGCGGCAAGTCGACCGTCGCCTCACTCCTTCAACGCCTCTACGAGCCAACTTCCGGTTCGGTCACCATCGGCGGCGTCGACACGCGTTTCATGGACGTTGGATACCTTAGAGATCACGTCTCGGTCGTCAGTCAGCAACCTCACCTGTTCGACGCGAGCATCTCGGATAACATCCGCTACGGCCACCCGACGATTTCAGAGGTCGACATCCGATATGCTGCAAAGAAGGCAAATATCCACGAGTTTATTATGGGTC
- a CDS encoding Spindle pole body protein pcp1, giving the protein MSAALTVHPDLSSSQHELSLGSFASFSSIPGRTGLRVPSTSSRTTAQSSAPLSTPSPPNASAFRRKGDDPATSLSSRLDMLNDDGDEPMGGDGDVLDTPSAEKKRWTDAPETPGAVSRSKRSKGEGKGAPLTLRDQEKHIDNLKKENFNIKLRVHFLEEQLARLAPDQIDAALKQNINLKIEVQQRGMEIKKLKKLVLSLEHELERLQRSGGGGSNRGRERELEERLEERERELQELRRKTSGHDDSVLRELEARNAELEDELENTRGLLEENMDEIDRLKDVIERRGDDSANESSVGGESRRERMKRRIEELEMDNDDLRAKLQEHVDALAQREEEKEDLADEVDALRLELEDVQRRREAESIERSESRAQILEEREEREAVEDDLNALRDKLAALIIELQQKEDEIDLKNKEIEELVGEHQRIVEVVEDEWRGEVEEARGQVEELRDVLAEREAESKDLRVNISELEANTNDLHAKFETALAHLEQESDQKDSELESLQETIDKLGEQIYQLEDENDRMKEEHERIREDEAAERERLEALSAALKEKIASLKEELAQMTENYETCSQEIHAHRTRQEELAQHIEDLVDEVQRERTARERAEGDLEAADKEHDAAMRREKRVLEAKESALQSALNDLARTQSLLSQREADLQAVQSALQALEAESKRLGETHTTTRFSLQLETDRLKRDLERLEDELTRARKELDDREAKNRDRDSVVDRLHAEKRDLESQLAAQTQARLNLSEKLDGSIANLKASEAEIVGYKAKIADLEQRLNKDQRSLLNAEVQYRDQLTERNTLLLTIYQYLDKILGVDKTPKKGNQAETKPFTNFGVFHDNLITRLKALSQIQLDFDKRCKEIEGKFSDKLNDMRKQLDQRWKQIDKFESSLKTYAETKAGWKRKFAQKEGELEAIKTTNAEMASQLASMKRPGGGDAMELRSLATRAANAERRLNNAQNQLITTEEKIAAINQKNAAADSKWEARVKEYEARLKAAEERIKRERQGGKERVAELEASVSRLQRQLELAQKRNSQLNGVLDNKDNRASGSGSSTPSR; this is encoded by the exons ATGTCTGCGGCGTTGACAGTACACCCAGACTTGTCGAGCTCGCAGCATGAATTGTCACTGGGATCATTCGCCAGCTTCTCATCGATTCCCGGGCGAACTGGTCTACGAGTTCCTTCAACATCTTCTCGAACGACGGCGCAGTCTTCAGCACCACTTTCAACACCCTCGCCGCCCAATGCATCAGCTTTTCGACGAAAAGGGGACGACCCGGCCACCTCGCTATCTTCACGCCTGGATATGCTCAACGACGACGGGGACGAACCGATGGGAGGGGACGGCGATGTGCTGGACACCCCAAGTGCAGAGAAGAAGCGGTGGACCGACGCACCTGAGACACCAGGGGCTGTCTCTCGCTCGAAACGCTCGAAAGGAGAAGGGAAAGGGGCACCGCTGACTCTACGAGACCAGGAAAAG CACATCGACAACTTGAAGAAGGAGAACTTCAACATCAAGCTGCGGGTGCACTTTTTGGAGGAGCAGCTAGCGCGGCTGGCGCCAGACCAGATCGATGCCGCCCTGAAACAGAATATCAATCTCAAGATCGAAGTCCAGCAGCGCGGGATGGAGATCAAGAAGCTCAAGAAGCTTGTGTTGTCACTGGAGCATGAGCTTGAGCGCCTGCAGCGGAGTGGCGGTGGAGGATCGAACAGAGGCCGCGAGCGTGAGTTGGAGGAACGACTCgaggagcgggagcgggagctACAGGAGTTGAGGCGGAAGACATCAGGACACGACGATTCAGTGCTTCGAGAGCTCGAGGCACGCAACGCGGAGCTTGAGGATGAGCTCGAGAACACGCGTGGACTACTGGAGGAGAATATGGATGAGATCGACAGACTGAAGGATGTCATCGAGCGGCGAGGGGATGATTCTGCGAACGAGAGTAGCGTCGGAGGAGAGAGCCGAAGAGAACGGATGAAGCGCAGAATCGAGGAGCTCGAGATGGATAACGACGATCTCCGAGCAAAATTGCAAGAACACGTCGATGCACTCGCACaacgggaggaggagaaagaagaCCTGGCAGATGAGGTGGATGCGCTGAGGCTAGAACTGGAAGACGTGCAACGACGTAGAGAGGCAGAGTCTATCGAGCGTAGCGAAAGTAGGGCGCAGATCCTGGAGGAACGAGAGGAAAGGGAGGCTGTCGAGGACGATTTGAATGCCTTACGTGACAAGCTGGCGGCATTGATCATCGAGCTTCAGCAGAAGGAAGACGAGATCGACCTCAAGAATAAAGAAATTGAGGAGCTTGTTGGCGAGCATCAGCGTATAGTGGAGGTCGTTGAGGATGAATGGCGGGGGGAAGTTGAAGAAGCGAGGGGACAGGTAGAGGAACTACGAGAT GTCCTAGCGGAACGAGAGGCAGAGTCGAAAGACCTACGGGTGAATATCTCGGAACTGGAAGCTAATACCAATGATCTACACGCCAAATTCGAAACGGCACTTGCCCACTTAGAGCAAGAGTCTGATCAGAAGGATTCAGAGCTAGAGTCTTTGCAGGAAACCATTGACAAGCTCGGGGAGCAGATATACCAGCTGGAGGATGAAAATGATCGTATGAAGGAAGAGCACGAGCGGATACGTGAGGATGAGGCGGCGGAGCGGGAACGGCTGGAGGCACTGTCTGCTGCCTTGAAAGAG AAAATTGCCAGTCTAAAAGAGGAACTCGCTCAGATGACAGAGAATTACGAGACGTGTAGCCAGGAGATTCACGCACATCGCACACGGCAGGAGGAACTGGCTCAGCATATCGAAGATCTCGTCGATGAAGTCCAGCGAGAACGTACCGCGCGCGAACGCGCCGAAGGTGATCTGGAAGCCGCAGACAAAGAGCACGACGCCGCGATGCGGCGCGAAAAACGCGTCCTCGAAGCCAAAGAATCCGCCTTGCAATCTGCTTTGAACGACCTCGCACGGACTCAGAGTCTACTTTCACAACGGGAGGCCGATCTGCAGGCTGTGCAGAGCGCGCTGCAGGCTCTCGAAGCGGAGAGCAAGCGCTTGGGCGAGACGCACACGACGACACGCTTCTCGCTGCAGCTCGAGACTGACCGACTCAAACGAGACCTTGAGCGGCTAGAGGATGAGCTGACGCGTGCACGAAAGGAACTCGATGACAGGGAGGCGAAGAACCGTGATCGGGACTCTGTCGTAGACCGTTTGCATGCAGAGAAACGCGATTTGGAGAGTCAGCTCGCCGCGCAGACCCAGGCGCGATTGAATCTATCCGAGAAGCTCGACGGGTCGATTGCAAACTTAAAGGCTTCCGAGGCAGAGATTGTTGGGTATAAAGCAAAGATTGCTGACCTCGAGCAACGGTTGAACAAGGACCAGCGGTCATTGTTGAACGCTGAGGTCCAGTATCGGGACCAACTCACCGAGAGGAATACTCTACTACTAACTATTTATCAATATCTTGATAAGATTCTGGGTGTTGACAAAACTCCT AAAAAGGGAAACCAGGCTGAAACAAAACCATTCACCAACTTTGGTGTATTCCACGACAATCTCATTACCCGCCTGAAAGCCCTTAGCCAGATCCAGCTGGACTTCGACAAGCGAtgcaaagaaattgaaggcAAATTCAGCGATAAATTGAACGACATGCGCAAGCAGCTTGACCAGCGCTGGAAGCAGATCGACAAGTTCGAGAGTAGTCTCAAGACGTACGCTGAGACGAAGGCTGGCTGGAAGCGCAAGTTTGCGCAAAAGGAGGGTGAGCTTGAGGCTATCAAG ACAACCAACGCCGAGATGGCTTCGCAACTTGCGAGCATGAAGCGGCCAGGCGGCGGTGACGCAATGGAGTTGCGCTCACTAGCGACTCGGGCAGCCAACGCAGAGCGTAGGTTGAACAATGCGCAAAACCAACTCATCACGACCGAGGAGAAAATCGCTGCGATCAATCAAAAGAACGCGGCTGCCGACAGTAAATGGGAGGCTCGTGTGAAGGAATATGAGGCCAGATTGAAGGCAGCAGAAGAGCGAATTAAACGGGAGAGGCAAGGCGGGAAGGAACGTGTTGCAGAGTTGGAGGCTAGCGTCAG TCGTCTACAAAGACAACTTGAACTGGCTCAGAAGAGGAATAGTCAACTCAATGGGGTCTTAGACAACAAGGACAACCGTGCATCAGGATCAGGGTCGTCCACTCCTTCTCGGTGA